The following is a genomic window from Carassius carassius chromosome 24, fCarCar2.1, whole genome shotgun sequence.
ATACAAGAcatgagagatttttttttacgtttgtaCTGATATATCGTACGCGATCTACTTCATTTTATTAAGGAAATAAAAGATGTGCGCTTACCTTATCGTGCAGAAAACTTGGAAACCATTTCCTAAACACTAAAAACCCGCCCTTAAAACGAACACTACTGGTTCGCTGGTCAAGCTGTCAATCAGAAACTGAATCCGCACCATACAGTCTATGATCCACACTGATAATGCGTCACTGCGGattgattggtcatctgagaaACAGCAGGCGTAGGCATAAACATGATGGGCGTAGGGCtttgacagtaaaagaaatggacacagcgaccccattctTTGACCCAAGTTTTCCGTTCTTTCTACAGAGGAGGCgtgtttcaaagtgttttttaaacctttaggAATTGACCAGCCACGCCCGAAAACCGCCACAGGCTAATCGTGGCTAAGCAACCGTAACTAGGCGCGGGAAGTCTGGCAAACTTTCGAGCGAGGGAAACATGCCGAAGCGTTGTGCAAATCTGATATCTGGTAACGTACCCTAAGTGTTTGGATGGGGTCCCGAAACCTAAACCCAAGGGTAGAAATGCCGGGCGTGGATCAAGCAGCGTCGGAAGACCCATTCTCAACTATATGCCGACAGGATTAACAAAAACGTTTTATTTGTATGTcactttggacaaaagcgtctgccaaatccCATAACTATAACCATAAACCTATTTTTCAACTTACCTGCTTCCTGGCGTGTGAGAAGTAGACAGTagcataatataaaaacaattacgTTAATGGTGatttataatacaattaaatgtttgttttccattacacccccccccccatatgtACATGTACTtcactttattattatattatatactttagTATATTATGCGTTAAATGCTTTCATTAAGGCATAGTTTATGAAAGTGCAAACCTAAAAGTGACTTTTTTGTGGTATGACCTGAGCTTCTTCAGTTATGTATATGCTGTAATGAAGCAAAAACACTCAAAAGGCCAAAAAAATTGAAACAATCgaaattgttttcatttttattttggttttctcCAGAGGCTCAGTTTTTTCACATAGGGACAATCAAGGaacatcaaaacatttaaaatatgtaatgtgtaAGAGTATGCAGTAACACTTAAAAGTATGGGCTGagaacatatacacatatatgagAGTCCATGAATTAAAACTTTGCACCAACAACCCATTCAACTTTCATCTTTCCATCTGCAAAATCTAAAATACTTCCCTATTCTGTCCATGTTGTTAATCATACTCATCCTCCTGTAGACGTTGGCTGGCGTCCAAGCGAGGTTAATATTCAGTACCCTTATTCTGAATCTTGTCTTTCTTACAGTACTTTTCTTTTCCTTCATCTTTCACACAACATACTTTTCTAAACACATCTATAAATACTGCAATTAGACCTGCTGAGGTCACATTGAAGTGCCATTATCTCACAGAGTTCCTCGTTCTAGTGCAATAATAACAAAAGCaaacattaaaaactataataataatttttacttgAGTTTTTTGTGGACATTTTCCATTTGTAACTTTTATTCCATTTGGATATTTGCTACTTTATTCTTCCCCGTTCTCTACAGAGAGGAACTGACCATCAGAACGGTAAAGAAATACACAAAAAAGTGAATGATTTATAATCGTAAACACTGTAATTCACCCATTCCGTGTTTCAGAACATTCTTTCTGCCTTACTCTGCTTATTTTTGGCCCCGTTTGTCAAGTGCTAATTTCTATTTTGTTTGAGACACTAAAATTGTTCCATATACGTTTTGCTACATGTTACTCAAACTTGGACACACTACCACCTCCCCAAACACCTTTCCTCCTTAAGCATCATCCTCAGCCTCTTCGTCAAACTCGCCCTCCTCCTCGGCGGTGGCGTCCTGGTACTGTTGGTACTCAGATACCAGATCATTCATGTTGCTCTCTGCCTCGGTAAATTCCATCTCGTCCATCCCTTCTCCTGTGTACCAGTGGAGGAAAGCCTTGCGCCTAAACATGGCTGTGAACTGCTCGGAGATACGCTTGAACAGTTCTTGGATAGCAGTGCTGTTGCCGATGAAGGTTACGGCCATTTTGAGACCTCTAGGCGGAATGTCACAGACGGCGGTTTTGACGTTGTTGGGGATCCACTCCACGAAGTAGCTGCTATTCTTGTTCTGGACGTTCAGCATCTGCTCGTCGACTTCCTTCATAGACATGCGGCCACGGAACACAGCGGCGACGGTCAGGTAACGTCCATGTCTTGGATCGCAAGCCGCCATCATGTTCTTGGCGTCAAACACTTGCTGTGTGAGTTCAGGCACGGTGAGGGCGCGGTATTGCTGGCTGCCTCGGCTGGTCAGAGGGGCGAAACCGGGCATGAAAAAGTGCAGGCGGGGGAAGGGCACCATGTTAACGGCTAATTTGCGGAGGTCAGCATTTAGCTGGCCGGGGAAGCGCAGGCAGGTGGTGACGCCACTCATGGTGGCCGAGACCAGATGGTTGAGGTCGCCGTATGTGGGAGTGGTGAGTTTGAGGGTGCGGAAGCAGATATCATATAAGGCTTCATTGTCTATGCAGTAGGTTTCGTCTGTGTTCTCCACCAGCTGATGGACAGACAGTGTAGCATTGTAAGGCTCCACTACGGTGTCAGAGACTTTTGGGGAAGGCACCACGCTGAAGGTGTTCATGATGCGGTCTGGGTACTCTTCACGGATTTTGCTGATCAGCAGGGTACCCATGCCAGACCCGGTACCCCCGCCCAGGGAGTGAGTGAGCTGAAAGCCCTGCAGGCAGTCGCAGCTCTCAGACTCCTTACGGACCACATCCAGAACAGAATCTACAAGCTCCGCCCCTTCTGTGTAGTGGCCCTTGGCCCAGTTGTTACCAGCACCGCTCTGTCCTGTAAGGTCACAGGGAGGAAGCACACACTTCAGACATCAAGATGAGGCATTTATAGCTATAATATGATACTTTTaacatattttgtatatttttaacatATTCCTTTTTGCCAGTCACTCACCAAATACAAAGTTGTCAGGTCTGAAGATCTGTCCAAAGGGTCCTGAACGCACAGAGTCCATGGTGCCAGGCTCCAGATCAACTAGAATAGCTCTTGGCACATATTTACCTCCtccacgagagagagagacagggacaaGGGAAAGAAGCAGACCAGCTCAGTACATGtaagaaattaaatatataaaagaaggtattttaatACCTGCATGCAGGTTTaaggctttgaaaaaaaaaaggtacagtaATATGGGTAAGATGTCCTCTGCATGTTTCGCTTTTCTCTTGACCTCTAGTCCCCAAGTCTCATCTCAACACATTTTTTGAATGGTTATGCTTTAATGTTGACTTAATTACAGCCTTACAGTAATTAGATATGTAGAGCCAaatctattgtttttttaattgaactaAAACATCCTCAGTCCACAgagttaatatttaataatttaattaattattaaatataactatattcTGTCCTATAACTAAATAGTCAACATGCATACATTTTCATGGAACATTCAATGTCTATTATGTATTAATGACATAATATATTAatgacaactttttcaaaacaattactttaaaagaataacatattttacaaaaaatgtcAATAAAGAGATGTCGTGGGGAAGGGGGAAGCAGTGTTTCTGAATAAAGATTACAGTGCAATTTTTTTATGATgtgcatatataaataatttatgatGAACATTGCAACATCCCATTAAATAATTCAAACTTTTGATTTCTTGTTGactttaataatatattagtTGATGTATCATCATGCTGTATGTGCTAAAAGCATCTCTAGTGTTCCAATTTAGCAGTAAATGCTCACTGTTCTTAAAGGGGACATCTTTCCAATCTTTTCCTATATGTGTGTCTTAAAGTACCTGTAGCTTCATTATAGTAGACGCTGATTCTGTCCAGCTGCAGGTCACTGTCTCCATGGTAGGTTCCTGTTGGGTCGATCCCATGTTCATCACTGATCACCTCCCAGAACTGCACACAACACATTGTAATTTAAAGCATCTCCTCCTTGCAATTTAATGTCATTCAGTAATCATTCCAGCAATTCATTTATGCAAAGCTAAATTAATTCTGTCCTGTAAATCAAATTTGTACTACCTACTCAAAATACTTTGAGAAAAGGtgtatttcaattaaatttaaccGAGGCTTTATGgatgtttaaatcattaattCTATGTAACTGTCCAAGTGACCTTAATCTGAAAGAgaagtggagagagagaggggtcagGATGGACTTAACAAGGCTGCGAGTGAATGGAGGAAGAAAAGCTTGTTCTTAGgatatattgaaaataattgttttgaaaGAATGAGGCCAATAAACTGGAAGGCGCTGACTGACAAAGCCCTAATGTGACCCTGTTCTGACACTCTCGCTTATCAAACCTGTTACATTTCTGCTCTGTCATCACATCATATCATCCTAATATACCATGCAGACACATATGAAATCATTCGGCTCCACCTATTTGACCTTTATAATCACAATTTAAGACAATTTATCCCATCACTTTGAATTTGTTTGATTTCACCAATATACAAAGGTTTCTATGAatatgtaatttactcattatttatttcatttatatctgTGCTATACCCGGGATTGGCAGCAGCTGTTAGAGTCCATTTGTGGATGCCTCCTTGTCCCCACCCTGACCTCAGATGAGTTCAACAGACACTCACAATCTTATCATTTGAAAGGCATGTCAATGCTTTTTAAAGGATGAAGACGATTTAACCTAATTTTTAATGCCACAGGAGGCATGCAACATCTCATGGGCAATCTTTAAAAAATGTGCATCTTTAATGAGGCCATGGGTTTGAACAAATCCTTATTGCCGGTGGTGTGCCAATTctgaccccctgccaaattattaccccctagtattggtaggtttaggagtaggtttgggggaggggttaggattaggggtggggttaggattaggcaatcaggtagcgaTTTGAACGATGGGGGTAATAATTTagcagggggtcaaaattgggcacaacactgGCTCTAATCTCTGTCAATGTGCTAGAAAGTCGGATTTGATAGATTAACTGGATTTTTAAAATTCACAAACGTTGATAATCATTTTGTTATAACAATTATAGTAAAAAGAAAgctaattttaaaaacaaacaattaaacaatGACTCACTCTAAAATAGCTTGATTTAACGTCAGAATTTCACATTATTAGCCTTCTTCAATTATATTACTATTAAATTCTGTACTATCATTCTCCATCGCCCCACCCTTCCCATCATCCTCCGCATGACAATTGAATCACAGCGGTCAATATCTGCAcatcgataaaaaaaaaaaacgaatttagtTCAAACTCATAAAATTAATTTCGAGTAGAAAATATGTTAACTGTGCGGTAGTAATATTAGTGCCACGTGTCATGGCTCGCGCTCTGGTCCTGCCAGCTGTTTAAAGGGCTCAGTCTTTAGTGATTACTGAGAGAGCTGCTGTTCACATCTGATCCGCCACACCCGCATTGtcaagaatgagagagagaaagaggacagACCCCCCACTGACCAGCGAATCCATTCACCCGCAGCTCTGATTTACAGACAAAGAGATTTATAGTTGGAGTCTGCGGAATTTGAAAATAGTGGCAATGAATGAGGAGTGGGATCTGCATATTTTGGGCGTGAATAAAGGGGGTTCAGATGAGTGGAAAAAAGAAAGCAGTGTAATGGGGGATAAAACAATTATTGTACATAAACTGGGTCTATAAAACTGCACAACGTGTTGCCATAGtgtaatgcattattaataacATTTGGTAAAGGtgcaaagcaaaataaaataggtATTTTCTGCAAAATATGCCTAATATATCTAATATGCTGAGAAACAATAAGAAGAGCTAATATATCTATTTTAGATTAGGTAATGACGTCGAACTAAAATTACACTGATTATTGTTGCATTCTGAAACTCTTGTGCTGTTATTTAGTCGTGGCTGTTAAATCTAAATGACTGACTTTTTACTCTGAAGAACTTCTTACCTTGGCACCGATTTGGTTTCCGCACTGCCCGGCCTGGATGTGAACAATCTCCCTCATTGTTAGAAATTGTGTGAGAAGTTCTCAGATAAACCTGAAAAGTAACGGCGCGGCTCGGCTCACCAATAATTTGGAAAAGCCGGACAAAGGCTTTATATTCCTGGACTGTCTCCAGACCGAGGCTGGAATAGTAGTGGGCGGGGCACTACTGGATGTTGAGGAACCTGATAGGTGCAAGATATATTTGCATTTTAGTGACGGGGATTAGAGTGCAGACCGGAAGTATATTGTATTCTGCcacataagaatttttttttttttgataaatcataatgatataaaatgatgtCGAAATGATGAGATACTAAGTCTTAAAAGTATGACCTAAAAATCCATatcataaacaattaaaaaacttaaaaattgCAATGAAATTAAAAGTACAAATTATGACATAGGCTTATAGAgcctattattattacaaattattaaataGCTTAAATTCATAGTTATGACTTGCTTATGACACAAACAAATCGGCTTCTTagatcataattatgacatttatatTACCCTATAATAGCCcaattattactttttatgtCATAGCCTACTTATGATTTACCAAAGGATGGGCGTAGGCTACAATATTGTTCTCATTTCTACAAGCAAACAAATGAAGGTGTCTCATTCCTCAGTTCACGGCAGAGAGCATTCTACCCACTACTCTCTATGACCGTCTCAAGACTTTGTGAACTACACTACCTAAGCTGTATTTTGCGCAGCGCGAACGCGCAGAGGTGTAGTGACTGTAGGGAGCTCACTGAGTGTTGACACACGGCCCGAGTGTTGTGAGTGGGCGTGGCCAAGTTTGCGTGCTTACGACGAGCTTTTGCCATCGACACAAGTGAGACAATCTGAGTCAGATTTACCTCGATTTTAACGAAACATCAGCAGTCGGTAAGAGCAAACTGATTTATCTAAATATCACGACGTTTCTGAACTTGTGGTTTTCATCACCAAAGTAAACTAAAGTCGCGTGAAAGTCGCGTGAAATAGCCGCTGCTAGGTAACGTTAGTAGCCAAGCATTTCCTGTTCTGTTGCAAGATGTGTCGATTATATGAAAATAGGTTTATAtgaagatttgtatttatttattatgatctATAATTTGTATTGTGTAATGTAAGTTTTGCATTTGTGATATACACTTACCTGTTCCATAACATTATGCAGATCTCTTCTACTGTAAAGTGCTTTTTAGATTAGGTTTATGATTGGTTAACAGGTCCTTGATTTGAAAGCCAAAATAG
Proteins encoded in this region:
- the LOC132102956 gene encoding tubulin beta chain isoform X1, with translation MREIVHIQAGQCGNQIGAKFWEVISDEHGIDPTGTYHGDSDLQLDRISVYYNEATGGKYVPRAILVDLEPGTMDSVRSGPFGQIFRPDNFVFGQSGAGNNWAKGHYTEGAELVDSVLDVVRKESESCDCLQGFQLTHSLGGGTGSGMGTLLISKIREEYPDRIMNTFSVVPSPKVSDTVVEPYNATLSVHQLVENTDETYCIDNEALYDICFRTLKLTTPTYGDLNHLVSATMSGVTTCLRFPGQLNADLRKLAVNMVPFPRLHFFMPGFAPLTSRGSQQYRALTVPELTQQVFDAKNMMAACDPRHGRYLTVAAVFRGRMSMKEVDEQMLNVQNKNSSYFVEWIPNNVKTAVCDIPPRGLKMAVTFIGNSTAIQELFKRISEQFTAMFRRKAFLHWYTGEGMDEMEFTEAESNMNDLVSEYQQYQDATAEEEGEFDEEAEDDA
- the LOC132102956 gene encoding tubulin beta chain isoform X2, producing MREIVHIQAGQCGNQIGAKFWEVISDEHGIDPTGTYHGDSDLQLDRISVYYNEATGKYVPRAILVDLEPGTMDSVRSGPFGQIFRPDNFVFGQSGAGNNWAKGHYTEGAELVDSVLDVVRKESESCDCLQGFQLTHSLGGGTGSGMGTLLISKIREEYPDRIMNTFSVVPSPKVSDTVVEPYNATLSVHQLVENTDETYCIDNEALYDICFRTLKLTTPTYGDLNHLVSATMSGVTTCLRFPGQLNADLRKLAVNMVPFPRLHFFMPGFAPLTSRGSQQYRALTVPELTQQVFDAKNMMAACDPRHGRYLTVAAVFRGRMSMKEVDEQMLNVQNKNSSYFVEWIPNNVKTAVCDIPPRGLKMAVTFIGNSTAIQELFKRISEQFTAMFRRKAFLHWYTGEGMDEMEFTEAESNMNDLVSEYQQYQDATAEEEGEFDEEAEDDA